A window of Apus apus isolate bApuApu2 chromosome 26, bApuApu2.pri.cur, whole genome shotgun sequence genomic DNA:
GACTCTTCATCTTCATCCACCACTGCGTCCGGCGCCGGGACGTCCTCAACTCCTGGTtctcctgctgcccctcctACAGGAACGCGCTGCCCATGCAGGCGTACGTCCACCCGGGGCTGGTGCCAGAGGACGGCTCGCAGGTCTTCATCGGCTGTGACCCGGAGGCGGCTCGTTCCGGTGCCTCCTCCTcgcccagcagtgctggctcaGCCGGGGGCCGCTGCAAGCTCACCAACCTGCAGGTAGCCCAGAGCCAGGCAGACACCCGCCCGGCCACCTGCCTGGAGCCAGACCCCACCGACGGCAGGACCACCGGCCCCGGCAGACATGCCAGCAACCTCCACGGCCGCAGGAACCACCGGGGCAGAACTAAGCAGTGCCGGGACGGGAAGCATCACCGCTTGAAAGCGCTGCGGGGCCCCTCCTCGGAGCATCCCTCCAGCGAGAGCGGGAGCCTCCACAACAGCCACTCTGAGAGCTACCACAGCGGCAGGAACAGCCCCCTCAGCAGCGGCCACCCGGGGCCACGGGCCCCCCAGGATGGGGAGATGGTGCCCAGCCACTCGGAAGGCAGCGACGGCGGCCGGCGGGCACCCGACTTCACCGAGGCTCGTCGGAGGAGCGCCAGCAAGGACAGCCTGCGGCAGGGCAGCGCGGCCGAGAGGGAGGCCAAGCGCCGCTCCTACCCGCTGAACGTGGCCAGCCACAACGGCGGCCTCAAGGGCAGCAAGTACGACATCAACCTGGCCAGCGCCGACAGCGTGGCCGGGATGAAGACCGGCCTCTGGAAGAGCGAAACCACCGTGTGAAGGTGGGCAGGACCAGATGGCCACAGCGCCGCGTTTTCCTCCAGGAGCCTCCGCTGGAGCCGCTTGGGGTGCCCGTGAGGAGGAGGGGACGCTGCAGGAATCACCACGTGCACTAGTGGGGCCAGGCGGCGCGGCCGGGAGCTCCGGCTCACCCCGGGCACAGGGCGATGCCGGGCCTGGCCCGATCCCTGTGGAGGCTCAAAGCTTCCCGAGGTGAAAGGCAATCCTTGCTCTTCAGCAGCCTGAACTGCAGCCATGCTTTCATCACTCCTGCATGTCACTTAAGACTGATCCTAAATGCTATTTTATATTATACAGAGGAAAACGTCTATTTTTCAAAGCTATATTATTGaatgtatatatgtatagaCAGATCAGTAAGTGATGCAAGTGCCTCATTACCGACCAGTGTTCTCCGGGAGCGGGCAGGGCCCCGGGCGCTTTGCCCCAACTGCAATATTCCCACCAAAGGGACCACACTGGGTGCCAAGGCCTGTGTGGCCCAGCCTGAGCAAGCTGCCCTGAGCGAGTCAGAGAGCAGCTTCTCCCTCTGAAAATGTTGTTACACGCTGAAGTTTTTACCCGTGTGTGTTCACGCTGGCGCTTCACCCTGTGGGTTACGCGGCTGCCAAAGGAAAAGCCATATTGAGAAGCAAGCACAAGGTAAGAGGAGCCTCAGCCCCACGGCGAGGTGACTGTCTGCACCTTTCCAATGCCAGACACTAAAATCTTGGCCTGAAAAGGCTCCCAAAGCCCTCAGAGGCATGAGCTGTGCAATGGGGTGGGCTGGTGGAGCCAAGACTGACCCTCTCCACCAAACCACCAAAGAGCTGAGCATGTGCAGAGACCCAAGGTGAGTCCCTGTCCTTTGCCCAGGGGTGCACGCTCTGAGAGCACTTGGGTTTGCTctcaggaaggcagaaaagccCCCCAGCTACCGGCCTTGCCCTCGTGTAAGACGAGAGCACCGGGGAGCAGGGGCCATTCCTGGGAAAGTGGGAGAATGAGGCCAATTAATTAGGGACCTTCCCTGGACAGTTCAAGTGATGCATTCAAAGGGCTGGAACTTGGATAAGCACTTATTTTTCCCCGTTTGAAAACAAGTCCCCCCCTTTTTTCTAGTGTGCAGATAAAGAGCCCAcgctgcaggcagcagccagcactgggagctgtTCCCTGCCAGGTCCCAAAGGTTTCCCAAGAGGAGAGGAGGTTGTTTACCCCACAGCCAGGCAAGGAGCACCCCGTGCTGGTGCAGcgctggcagccctggggctgttTCACCCCATGCCATCCACCACAGCCATgggagggatggaaaggagccaggctgggatccTGGTGcctcctctgcccttcccagcctcccctgcctcagtttctcctgtATGCAAATGGGTTCCATCATTTAGCTACCTCTGAGGGGAGGCAGTGGGGGAAAAGCACTTAATGGTGGGTTTGTCTGAGCTGCAGAAGCCCTTGGGGGACCCTcacctgtggggctggggcaccCTCGGGCTCCCCACCTTTCCCTGTGCCTGGTTTTGATACAACCTCAACCTTGATTGTTGGTCCCACAGCCCACACGGTCTTGCTGACGCTGCGTTGTTATGTATGCTTGCTGCACTGTGACAGTATTATATAAAAAGCTTTGTATTAttaattacactttttttttttttggtctgtttaCATTACAAGCAAATGACATATCAACAGAGCTTCCTGCAATATccggggggagggagggaaagtaTGCCAAAGAAATGTCTTTAAAGGGgcctttttgcatttttatataaatagaaTGTTTCTAGCAGATATGTTTTGTTTAATATATTAAAGATTTGCCAATCTGCCAAGTTCTACTGTTATTTCCTGCAGACAACAGGCAGCCAGGCACAGAGGGGGCAGTTGTACTGTGTGAGCAGACCCCAGCCAAACTTTGCCATGTTTCCAGCAGCTTCACATCTTGGATTTAACCAGATGAGGGCAGTTTTCTCTCAGCCAGTCAGGGTGTCACCTTGACCCTCACAAACCCACTGGTGAcagtggccagcagggctggaactGAGCAAAACACCTTTCAGCACAGGCTgcaaagagggagggaggatcCAGAAACCAATCCTGGCACTTGCACTTGTGTGTTTtgaacagaaatgaaaggtAACCCACAGCAGTTACACTGTAAAAAAGCCCTGTTTTGGTCCACGAACAGGAAACAGGACACAGCCCGCCCTGtccccacagctccctggggtGACTGGCAGTGTGACAGCTCTGTCAGGTTTCAGTCCCTGTGGCCCCGGTGTCTCTGGACCAGGGTCACGGCCAGGCCTTGGCCCTGCTGAAGGCCCGGATCTCCTCCGGGCCCCGCAGGTACTGCTCGATCTCGCTGTCCGAGATGGGCTCGTCGCCGGTGACGGTGCAGACCGGGGCGCTCAGGGCTGCCGCCCGCAGCCTCTTCCTGGGATGGATAAGGCAGGGGGGCAACAAgggcctggggctgcccctgcGCTGGCGCTTCCCTTCCGAGGGACAGCTGTCCCCCcgtgctgctgggcagccctcAGCCCAGGAGCCCTCGCCCTGGGAGCCTTCACCCCGGGAATCCTTATCCTGGGAGCCCTCACCCTGGGAATACTCACCCTGGGAATCCTTATCCTGGGAGCCCTCACCCTGGGAGCCCTCACCCTGGGATCCCTCTCCCCGGGAATCCTCACCCTGGGATCCCTCTCCCTGGGCTCCCTCACCCCGGGATCCCTCTCCCGTGCCCGCAGCAcgctgctcctcctgctcctcccggCAGAACGCGTTCTTCAGCAGGAAGATCcggtgctgcagcaggtcccCGATGTGCTTGACCACAGTTTTCTTGTCCAAGTTAAAGACCCGGAGCCAGGCCAGCTGGGAGGCCATCCTCAGGAGGATCTCGAGaagctccctcagcctcagGTGGGCGGGTGGGGGCAGGTCGGTGCCCGCCAGGCGGCAGAACCGCGCCAAGGGGCAGGCGAGGCGGGCgctgggctgcagggactgCCACgacaggaaagcagcagccgTGACCACGGGGACAGGGTGGCGGCCGGTCACCAGCCAGGTCTCACTGgccagctccaccagctgcaTCGTCCTGCTGACCATcttctccttgtcctccacAAACGGGGCAGGGACGTCGGCCGCCTGCTGGAACAGCCGGAAGCTGCAAGAGGCGAGAGGGCAGCATCAGGAGCAGGGGGGTTGGGGACACTTCACCCCGCAGGGACACGGCCCCAGGTGACAAACACACCCTGCGCCTCCCTGGGGCTTCTGCTCACGTTACTGAGCTGAGTGCTGCACTCCCTGCTCTCCAAACTGAGGGgaaaggggcaggaggagaagagtCACAAGAGTtagaagccccctccctggcacgGGAGGTGAAAAAGCCATCACAGCATGTGAAAACTGGAGCACAGCCGTGGGCCGTGGCCCCAGCCCACCAGCACACACCAGACCTGCTCTGTTGTACCCTGATGGTGGCTGGAGCAAGAGCTCCCTGAAGTTTGTCATCCAAGGGACAACAGTGCGCTCCCAGATAATGAATTTTGGGTGCTGCTGAGCCAGCCAAAGGGTCTCCCAGGAGATAAGCCCCCCCAGGGGCCTCCTTACTTGTTCAGGTGTGTCTTCACCAGATCCGCCAGGCTCAGGGCTGGCACAGAGAGCTCCAGCTCTTTCTGCAGGCTCAGGAAGACGCTGGCAAACAGCTCCTGCTTGGCATAGAGGAGGGAGCAGATCGTGCCCATTGTCAGGGGCCAGTTGTGCTGCCGACAGGTCACGAAGACACAGCAGCCCCCCAGGAGctccttcttctccaggctgaccagACGGAAGGCGGGGTGCTGGACAGCTCTCCGGAAGTACGAGACGGCGGTTTCCTCAAACACCACCGGGAGCTGGAGGACTTTACAGAGATCCTGGACCCTCCTGATCCCTGCGAGGAGGCACCACCCTTAAAGATCAGCTCAGGCAGCTCCTGAcacccccctccagcccccctcAGTGTCACAGGCAGCGTCCAGAGATCTCCCCAGTCCCTCAGTGCCTGGAGGCAGGGTGCTGAGGGCTGGACACAGAACTAATGGTTCTTCGTGCCCTCCTGCCAGCTCCGGGGGCTTGTGCCGTTGTAAAGAGCTCTAGAAAGGCGTGAACCgcgggcagcagcagcgggggaCCCGAGGGGCGCTCTTACCTCGCTGCAGGCTGCGGCTCAGCTGCTCTCTCTGCCCGGTGCTCTGGGAATAAGCCACCTCTGCAAAACAGCTCAGGTCAGGTCACCTCGCAGGGACGCTGGGGGACGGGGTCAGATTTGGGACAAGCAGGTGCCCACGGTGCCGGGTTTCCTTAGAACTGACAGGTCTTTGAGGCCACTGAACTAGACCTGGCAGCACGGGTTAAGTGCCAGTCGCAGAATCAGAGCCacagaatagttttggttggaaaaaggcctttaagatcacccagcccaaccatcgccccagcactgcccagtcCCCAACCCACGTccttcagcaccacatctgcttTTAagtccctccagggatggggttcCCCACCAGCCActgcctgtgccagggtctgacAGCCCTTTTGGGGCAAGAAACCGTTCCCGATATCCAATCGGAACCTCCCCCGGCACCGCAGGGCCCCTCCGAACACCGACCCAGCCCTGCCGGGCGCACCCCGCAGATGCTCCTCCTCGCTGTAGGTGGTGGTGAGGAGCCCCTCGGCCAGGACGCAGCCGCACGAGGCAcagaccagctgctgctgcGCGTAGTGCGCGTCCTGCACCAGCGCCGCGGAGCCGCAGCCCGGGCAGCTGCCCCGCGCGGCCATGGCGGGGGAAGACCGGGGGAACACCGGGGGAAAAACGGGGGAACACGGGGGAAAAACGGGGAGCAGCGGGGGAAAaacggggggcagcgggggagCAGCGGGAGAAcccggggggcagcggggggcgGCGAGAAGCAACGGGGAGCACCGGGGAAACACCGGGGGAGCAACggggaagagctgggagcagcGGGGAGCAGTTGGAAGCGGCGGGGGAGCAGCGGGGAAACACCGGGCGAACACGGAGGGCAGCGGGGGAACaccggggagcggcggggaaACACGGGAGGAACACCGGGGGAGCAGCGGGGGAAAAACGGGGAGCAACGGGGAAGAGCTGGGAGCGGCGGGAGCAGTTGGAAGCaccggggagcggcgggagaACAAcggggagcggcggggaggAAGCGGGGGAGCACCggggagcagcctgggagcagctggaatCACCGGGGAAGAGCCGGGGGGCCCCGGGGCGCTGGCACCGGCGCCCGCCAATCGCGGCGCTGCCCGCGGTCCgtcccgccgcccgcccggccctgcTGCCGCCCCCGGACGCCGCGTTCCGGGCCCCGCGAGTTCCGCGCGGGAGGAGCCACCGACCCccgggcaggaggaggagagggaagcgGGAGAGGGACCCGGGGCACAGGGCGCTGCCTCGCTCAGCGGGGACCTGCGGAATAGCAAGAACTGTCCCCTGGGAAGGGTCATCAGCTCGTTGCGCCCC
This region includes:
- the BRF2 gene encoding transcription factor IIIB 50 kDa subunit, which codes for MAARGSCPGCGSAALVQDAHYAQQQLVCASCGCVLAEGLLTTTYSEEEHLREVAYSQSTGQREQLSRSLQRGIRRVQDLCKVLQLPVVFEETAVSYFRRAVQHPAFRLVSLEKKELLGGCCVFVTCRQHNWPLTMGTICSLLYAKQELFASVFLSLQKELELSVPALSLADLVKTHLNNFRLFQQAADVPAPFVEDKEKMVSRTMQLVELASETWLVTGRHPVPVVTAAAFLSWQSLQPSARLACPLARFCRLAGTDLPPPAHLRLRELLEILLRMASQLAWLRVFNLDKKTVVKHIGDLLQHRIFLLKNAFCREEQEEQRAAGTGEGSRGEGAQGEGSQGEDSRGEGSQGEGSQGEGSQDKDSQGEYSQGEGSQDKDSRGEGSQGEGSWAEGCPAARGDSCPSEGKRQRRGSPRPLLPPCLIHPRKRLRAAALSAPVCTVTGDEPISDSEIEQYLRGPEEIRAFSRAKAWP